One Vallitalea pronyensis genomic region harbors:
- a CDS encoding FeoB-associated Cys-rich membrane protein, which translates to MGDVIAVVIVILLIGLAIYKMRKDKKAGKHCSGCSGCISEDSCPSKK; encoded by the coding sequence ATGGGAGATGTCATAGCTGTTGTTATTGTTATTCTTTTAATAGGATTAGCTATTTATAAAATGCGGAAAGATAAGAAAGCAGGGAAACACTGCAGCGGATGCAGTGGCTGTATTTCGGAGGATAGCTGTCCATCTAAAAAATAA
- a CDS encoding aminopeptidase P family protein: MRTKQTVNERIALLREEMKKEGLSAYIIPSADPHQSEYVADYYKSRAYISGFTGSAGTVVITLTDSCLWTDGRYFIQAEQQISHSDMVLYKMRIPGVPTYQEWLRDHMESGQRIGFDQRLFSVNDVKDLQEVIANDSITCVGDFDLMSRIWTDRPPLPKATIFYHDIAYTGQSAEEKIQAIRQVMTEKKADVYLMSSLNDIAWLFNIRGGDIAYTPVTYAYAMLTQDEAVLYLQLEKLPESVRLCLEEQAVVIRPYDQILDDIRETTENTWVIYDPSKLNNALRMKVHPSSHLIETHDPVMMMKAQLNETEIKNLKNCQIKDGVALVRFLYWLEKAVATEHVTEMTAAEQLSAFRKQQALYIEDSFDTISAYKGNAAMMHYKAEEETAKVLEPRGLYLVDSGGQYYDGTTDITRTIVLGDITEEERRDFTLVLKAHIALNRLVFLHGATGTHIDSIARQPMWQAYMDYKCGTGHSVGYLSGVHEGPASIHMRMQDIVLEEGMLLTNEPGVYKENKHGIRIENDMLVTEVAKNDDGRFMAFDVISYCPIDLKGIDVSMLTTEEKTWLNNYHQEVYDKLSAYLTTDEQKWLATQTRYLP; the protein is encoded by the coding sequence ATGCGTACAAAACAGACAGTTAATGAGCGAATTGCCTTATTACGTGAAGAAATGAAAAAAGAAGGTTTATCAGCCTATATTATTCCCAGTGCTGACCCTCATCAAAGTGAATATGTAGCAGATTACTATAAAAGCAGAGCCTACATATCAGGGTTCACCGGTTCAGCCGGGACAGTAGTCATTACGTTAACCGATAGTTGCTTGTGGACAGATGGGCGCTATTTTATTCAAGCGGAACAACAGATTAGCCATAGTGACATGGTCTTATATAAAATGCGTATACCAGGGGTACCCACTTATCAAGAATGGTTAAGAGACCACATGGAATCAGGTCAACGTATTGGCTTTGACCAACGCCTTTTTTCCGTGAATGACGTTAAGGATCTTCAAGAGGTTATCGCTAATGACAGCATCACATGTGTGGGGGATTTTGATTTGATGAGTCGTATATGGACCGATCGTCCACCGCTCCCCAAGGCAACGATCTTTTACCATGATATAGCCTATACAGGACAATCAGCTGAAGAAAAAATTCAAGCTATTCGTCAAGTCATGACTGAGAAAAAAGCAGATGTCTACTTAATGAGTTCCCTTAATGATATTGCATGGTTATTCAATATTCGTGGTGGTGACATAGCCTATACACCTGTCACATATGCTTATGCTATGCTAACACAAGATGAAGCTGTTCTCTATCTACAGCTGGAGAAATTACCAGAGAGTGTGAGACTGTGTCTGGAAGAACAAGCCGTTGTTATACGACCCTATGATCAGATATTGGATGATATTCGTGAGACAACCGAAAATACATGGGTGATCTATGATCCCTCAAAACTGAACAATGCATTGCGCATGAAGGTGCACCCTTCAAGTCACCTTATAGAAACCCATGATCCTGTTATGATGATGAAAGCGCAGCTTAATGAAACGGAAATTAAGAATCTCAAAAACTGCCAGATAAAAGATGGCGTAGCCCTTGTTAGATTCCTTTATTGGCTGGAAAAAGCCGTGGCTACAGAGCATGTTACAGAGATGACAGCTGCTGAGCAATTAAGTGCTTTTAGAAAGCAGCAAGCCTTATACATTGAAGACAGCTTTGATACCATATCCGCTTATAAAGGCAATGCGGCTATGATGCATTACAAAGCAGAAGAGGAGACCGCAAAAGTATTAGAACCCAGAGGACTATACTTGGTGGATTCTGGAGGACAATATTATGATGGTACAACAGATATCACACGTACCATCGTACTAGGTGATATAACAGAAGAAGAACGTCGTGATTTTACCCTTGTGCTTAAGGCGCATATTGCCCTTAACCGGCTTGTGTTCTTACATGGTGCAACAGGTACACATATTGATAGTATCGCAAGACAGCCAATGTGGCAAGCCTATATGGATTACAAATGCGGCACAGGACATTCTGTAGGGTATCTATCAGGTGTTCATGAGGGACCTGCCAGTATTCATATGCGTATGCAGGATATTGTCTTAGAAGAAGGTATGCTCTTAACCAATGAACCAGGAGTCTATAAAGAGAATAAACACGGTATCCGTATAGAAAATGATATGTTAGTCACTGAAGTTGCTAAGAATGATGATGGCCGATTCATGGCTTTTGACGTGATATCCTACTGTCCCATTGATTTAAAGGGTATTGATGTGTCCATGCTTACAACAGAAGAAAAAACATGGTTGAATAACTACCATCAAGAAGTCTACGATAAACTATCCGCGTATCTTACAACGGATGAGCAGAAGTGGTTAGCCACACAAACAAGATATCTACCATAA
- a CDS encoding Crp/Fnr family transcriptional regulator yields the protein MLLQELIESQPSLKKMLNGMPKEIQDRCVLKRMKKGSTVIGKGDEIKYVDILCQGELDVINEFANGSIYVFDTNKAIDFIGEMEALADETRAIVTNRARTDCMVLRVPIKDFIAWTEKDSYITMIIAKRLANRLCYTSGYQGYSNYFPAAHMIKRFIMEYVNREMDTGQVVNIKMKRQEIADILGLSVKTVGRNVTKLKEQGLVSVRKGKIYVNRDQLMHLKDTMEVW from the coding sequence ATGTTATTACAAGAGCTGATAGAAAGCCAACCTAGTCTTAAGAAAATGCTTAATGGTATGCCAAAAGAAATACAAGACCGTTGTGTGTTAAAACGTATGAAAAAAGGCAGTACTGTTATTGGAAAAGGTGACGAGATTAAGTATGTGGATATTCTGTGTCAAGGTGAGTTGGATGTTATTAATGAATTTGCCAACGGGAGTATCTATGTATTTGACACCAATAAAGCCATTGATTTTATTGGTGAAATGGAAGCATTAGCAGATGAAACCCGAGCAATTGTGACCAACCGGGCAAGAACAGACTGTATGGTACTACGAGTTCCAATAAAAGATTTTATAGCGTGGACAGAAAAAGACAGCTACATTACCATGATTATTGCTAAGCGGTTAGCTAATCGTTTGTGTTATACGTCAGGTTATCAAGGGTACTCCAACTACTTTCCAGCTGCTCACATGATTAAACGCTTTATTATGGAATATGTTAATCGTGAAATGGATACTGGTCAAGTGGTTAACATTAAAATGAAACGACAAGAGATAGCGGATATTCTTGGTTTAAGTGTGAAAACCGTTGGGCGTAATGTCACAAAGCTAAAAGAGCAAGGTCTGGTCAGCGTTCGAAAAGGAAAGATATATGTTAACCGTGATCAGTTAATGCATCTAAAAGATACCATGGAGGTATGGTAG
- the iorA gene encoding indolepyruvate ferredoxin oxidoreductase subunit alpha, with product MGNKRLMLGNEAVARGAYEAGATVAVAYPGTPSTEITEFVATYDDIYAQWSPNEKVALEVGIGSSVSGARTMVAMKHVGVNVAADPLFTVAYTGVNGGLVILVADDPGMHSSQNEQDSRYYARSAHIPMLEPSDSHEAKEFVKEAFDMSEKYDTPVFVRLTTRISHSQSIVEIHDRKDVPLKPYHKDFKKNVMMPAMARVRHVVVEKRMHQMAEDANHCAVNTVEMGDTSIGVITSGVPYQYVKEVLPGASVLKLGMVHPLPKQLIEDFAKKVDQLYIVEELEPIFEEQIKSWGIDVLGKEILTVQGEYSANLLEERIAKNSLGLDTPKQLPVRPPVMCPGCPHRGVYYILHKLKKHATGDIGCYTLGALPPLEGIDTCVCMGASVSMLHGIEKARGKEFIKDWVGIIGDSTFVHSGITGLVDIVYNKGISTVIILDNSTTGMTGHQDNPATGRTLKGEATHVLNLVDLAMSIGITNVRVVNPFKPEEVELAVKEETAKEEPSVIIASAPCELLDRKTKRIPYRIDLDTCKNCGMCMRIGCPAISKQDNKMFINDTLCSGCGLCAKICKFGAIVKEAQ from the coding sequence ATGGGGAACAAGAGACTTATGCTTGGTAATGAAGCTGTTGCCAGAGGCGCATATGAAGCAGGTGCTACTGTCGCTGTTGCATATCCTGGAACACCAAGTACTGAGATTACTGAATTTGTAGCAACATATGATGACATATACGCTCAGTGGTCACCCAATGAAAAAGTGGCATTAGAGGTAGGTATTGGTTCTTCTGTTAGTGGTGCAAGAACCATGGTGGCCATGAAACATGTTGGGGTAAATGTTGCTGCAGATCCATTATTCACAGTAGCTTATACAGGTGTTAATGGAGGGTTAGTTATTCTTGTAGCTGATGACCCGGGTATGCACAGTTCACAGAATGAACAAGATAGCCGCTACTATGCTCGGTCAGCTCACATTCCAATGCTTGAGCCTTCTGATAGCCACGAAGCAAAAGAATTTGTAAAAGAAGCTTTTGACATGAGTGAGAAATATGACACACCAGTTTTCGTGAGATTGACTACACGTATTTCACATTCCCAAAGTATTGTGGAGATCCATGATCGGAAAGATGTTCCATTAAAACCCTATCATAAAGACTTTAAAAAGAATGTTATGATGCCAGCCATGGCTAGGGTTAGACACGTGGTTGTTGAGAAGCGCATGCATCAAATGGCAGAAGATGCCAATCACTGTGCTGTTAATACAGTAGAGATGGGGGATACATCCATTGGTGTCATTACAAGTGGCGTACCTTACCAATATGTAAAAGAAGTGTTGCCGGGTGCCTCCGTTCTTAAATTAGGGATGGTTCACCCATTGCCTAAACAGCTCATTGAAGATTTTGCTAAGAAAGTGGATCAATTATACATTGTTGAAGAGTTAGAGCCCATCTTTGAAGAACAAATAAAATCTTGGGGGATAGATGTACTTGGTAAAGAGATTTTAACCGTTCAAGGCGAATACAGCGCGAACCTGTTAGAAGAAAGGATTGCCAAGAATTCATTGGGTTTGGATACGCCGAAGCAATTACCAGTAAGACCTCCTGTGATGTGCCCAGGTTGCCCACATCGAGGTGTTTACTATATCCTGCATAAATTAAAGAAACATGCCACAGGGGATATTGGATGTTATACACTTGGCGCACTTCCGCCATTAGAAGGTATTGATACTTGTGTCTGCATGGGTGCGAGTGTGAGTATGTTACACGGTATCGAAAAAGCACGTGGAAAAGAATTTATCAAAGATTGGGTAGGTATTATCGGTGACTCCACATTTGTTCACTCTGGCATCACAGGGTTAGTGGACATTGTATATAACAAAGGTATATCCACCGTTATCATTCTTGATAACTCCACAACAGGTATGACAGGGCATCAAGATAACCCAGCAACAGGTCGTACATTAAAAGGAGAAGCGACCCATGTGCTTAACCTTGTTGACCTTGCTATGAGCATAGGCATTACCAATGTGCGGGTGGTGAACCCATTTAAGCCAGAAGAAGTAGAGTTAGCGGTCAAAGAAGAAACAGCAAAAGAAGAACCTTCAGTCATCATCGCAAGTGCACCTTGTGAATTATTAGATAGGAAAACAAAACGTATCCCATACCGCATTGACCTAGATACATGTAAAAACTGTGGAATGTGTATGCGCATTGGATGTCCAGCTATTTCAAAGCAAGACAATAAGATGTTCATTAACGACACCTTATGTAGTGGTTGCGGCTTATGTGCAAAAATATGTAAGTTCGGTGCTATTGTGAAGGAGGCTCAATAA
- a CDS encoding indolepyruvate oxidoreductase subunit beta, producing MKTKNILVVGVGGQGTLLTSRILGNLAIHSGYDVKLSEVHGMSQRGGSVVTHIRYGKKVYSPLVEVGKADVILAFEKMEALRWRHYLKKDGIIIVNTQEIDPMPVIIGADKYPDDVIEQLQQNENKVIVADALAEARKIGNFRVVNTVLLGLLAKNMDVDVQTWEEAIKQTVPPKTVEVNIKAFQAGYVLA from the coding sequence ATGAAAACGAAGAATATATTAGTTGTAGGTGTAGGGGGACAAGGCACACTATTAACCAGTCGTATACTTGGGAATTTAGCCATCCATTCTGGCTATGATGTCAAATTATCAGAAGTTCATGGTATGTCCCAGCGTGGCGGAAGCGTTGTAACCCATATTCGTTATGGTAAGAAAGTGTATTCACCACTGGTTGAAGTAGGAAAAGCCGATGTGATTCTTGCTTTTGAGAAGATGGAAGCCCTTAGATGGCGTCATTATTTAAAGAAAGACGGTATCATCATTGTCAATACCCAAGAAATTGATCCTATGCCTGTGATTATTGGTGCTGACAAGTACCCAGATGATGTCATCGAACAACTACAACAAAATGAAAATAAAGTCATTGTCGCCGACGCTCTTGCAGAAGCCCGAAAGATTGGTAATTTCCGAGTGGTAAATACCGTATTATTAGGTTTATTAGCTAAAAACATGGATGTGGACGTACAGACTTGGGAAGAAGCCATTAAGCAAACCGTACCACCTAAGACCGTTGAGGTGAATATCAAAGCATTCCAGGCAGGTTATGTTTTAGCTTAG
- a CDS encoding M3 family oligoendopeptidase produces the protein MSTYWDLTSLYTSFDDPKMEQDLAQIKEDIKTLKTWFQNNRDNEAIGDSQKITHMMTGLTSIKFKSSRYEAYARLEASTNTTHQVAQEKLNRIEAVEPDIKELDIMFQSYLSHLDELDNLLHTSAYLEEHAFILHEMVAKQQHSLDSDTELIIAKMKNTGSTAWTKLHQQLLSNLQVDLPAVDGLKEETKPISAVRNMAYAQDQKVRKRAYESELKAYEKITLPMAACINGIKGEAITQSHLRDFDSPLDMSLFYSRMDPSILDALLETMREALPLIRKFMKKKAHVLGHDKGMPWYDLYAPLGENNALVSYEEAKKIVYDNFHNFNPDLAHFAQMAFDKNWVDVEPRAGKRGGAFCYNLPIGESRVLLNYDSALSDVITLAHELGHGYHGHCLKDEHLYNRRYTMPIAETASTFCETIIIKSAMAHWDDEKRFAILHDQVTRYMAIIMDIYSRFLFEDDLFKQREHATLSVSKLCDMMASAQKEAYGDGLDHTYNHPYMWVNKVHYYYVDRNYYNFPYAFGLLFAKGLYAMYEKEGDSFLTKYDTLLRATGKNTIYDIGQHVGIDLTDVAFFKGGLDMIRDDVNMLLKLIETMA, from the coding sequence ATGAGTACATATTGGGATTTAACATCACTTTATACATCATTTGACGACCCCAAAATGGAGCAAGATCTTGCTCAAATAAAAGAAGACATTAAAACATTAAAAACATGGTTTCAAAATAACAGAGATAATGAGGCCATAGGTGATTCTCAGAAAATCACCCATATGATGACGGGTTTGACATCCATTAAGTTCAAATCCAGTCGATATGAAGCTTATGCCAGGTTAGAAGCTTCAACAAATACGACCCATCAAGTGGCTCAAGAGAAGCTAAACAGGATTGAGGCCGTTGAACCGGATATAAAAGAACTCGACATTATGTTCCAGAGTTATCTTAGTCATCTGGATGAACTGGATAACCTATTGCACACATCAGCATATTTAGAAGAACATGCTTTTATACTACATGAAATGGTTGCAAAACAGCAACATAGTTTAGACAGCGATACAGAGCTTATTATCGCAAAGATGAAAAATACAGGGTCAACAGCATGGACGAAATTGCACCAGCAGCTGTTATCCAATCTTCAGGTTGATTTACCTGCTGTGGATGGCTTGAAAGAAGAAACCAAGCCTATAAGCGCTGTACGTAATATGGCTTATGCACAAGATCAAAAGGTACGTAAGCGTGCCTATGAGAGTGAGCTAAAAGCTTATGAGAAAATAACACTCCCTATGGCAGCATGCATCAATGGTATTAAAGGTGAAGCCATCACCCAGTCTCACTTAAGGGATTTTGATTCGCCACTGGATATGTCCCTTTTTTATTCACGTATGGACCCATCCATTCTGGACGCTTTATTAGAAACAATGCGAGAGGCCTTACCGCTTATTCGTAAGTTTATGAAGAAGAAGGCTCACGTATTGGGTCATGATAAAGGTATGCCCTGGTATGACCTCTATGCCCCACTGGGTGAAAATAATGCTTTGGTGAGCTATGAAGAAGCAAAGAAAATCGTATATGATAATTTCCATAACTTTAATCCAGACTTAGCGCATTTTGCTCAGATGGCTTTTGATAAAAACTGGGTGGATGTTGAGCCAAGAGCTGGCAAACGAGGAGGAGCATTTTGTTATAACCTTCCCATAGGGGAGAGCCGCGTTCTATTAAATTATGACAGCGCACTTTCCGATGTGATTACCCTTGCCCATGAATTGGGTCATGGTTACCATGGCCATTGCTTGAAAGATGAACATCTATACAATAGACGCTATACCATGCCCATTGCAGAAACCGCTTCTACTTTCTGTGAGACCATTATTATAAAATCTGCCATGGCACATTGGGATGATGAGAAACGTTTTGCTATCCTTCATGACCAGGTCACAAGGTATATGGCGATTATCATGGATATATATAGTCGATTTCTGTTTGAAGATGACTTGTTTAAACAACGTGAGCATGCGACACTATCGGTCTCTAAGCTCTGCGACATGATGGCATCAGCTCAAAAGGAAGCCTATGGTGATGGATTGGACCATACGTATAACCATCCATATATGTGGGTCAATAAAGTACACTATTATTATGTGGACCGCAATTATTATAACTTCCCTTATGCCTTTGGTCTTTTGTTTGCTAAAGGTCTCTATGCCATGTACGAAAAAGAGGGTGACAGTTTCCTAACCAAATACGATACCTTACTAAGAGCCACAGGTAAAAACACCATCTATGATATTGGTCAACATGTGGGTATAGACTTGACAGATGTAGCATTCTTCAAAGGTGGACTGGACATGATAAGGGATGATGTTAACATGTTACTAAAACTCATTGAAACCATGGCATAA
- a CDS encoding pyridoxamine 5'-phosphate oxidase family protein, translating to MDKEFAIGKSLEIVKNAKIAMLGTTDQKGYPNIKAMLNLHSEGLKDIWFSTNTSSKRVADIMKNPKTCVYYMDEQSFMGLMLVGEIEVIQDDFYREKLWFEGCERYYKKGIGDPDYTVLHFRAHHGNFYYRLKNLDFNID from the coding sequence ATGGATAAGGAATTTGCAATTGGAAAATCATTAGAGATTGTGAAAAATGCTAAGATCGCTATGTTAGGTACAACAGATCAGAAGGGGTATCCCAATATAAAAGCCATGCTAAATCTCCATTCTGAGGGGTTGAAGGATATATGGTTTAGTACAAATACCTCATCTAAGCGTGTAGCTGATATTATGAAAAACCCCAAGACCTGTGTTTATTATATGGATGAGCAAAGTTTCATGGGATTGATGCTGGTTGGGGAGATTGAAGTTATTCAGGATGATTTTTATCGGGAAAAACTATGGTTTGAAGGTTGTGAAAGATATTACAAAAAAGGGATTGGGGATCCTGACTATACCGTACTGCATTTTCGAGCCCATCATGGCAATTTCTATTATCGATTAAAGAACCTAGACTTTAACATTGACTAA
- the tdh gene encoding L-threonine 3-dehydrogenase: MDKKTMHALVKKTPEKGLWIEDVPIPQVGSTDVMIKIMKTSICGTDVHIYNWDKWASETIPTPMVIGHEFVGRIVGFGDHVKGFHVGDLVSGEGHIVCGHCRNCLAGRRHLCINTSGVGVNRSGAFAEYLVIPSTNVWHCDEGIDTDILSCFDPLGNAVHTALSFDLVGEDVLITGAGPIGIMASAVAKKAGARHVVITDINDYRLDLAKKMGVVTVDVTKQTIKQVMDDLGMKEGFDVGLEMSGNALAFNDMLAHMEHGGKIAMLGIQGPDTTIDWNKVVFNGITIKGIYGREMFETWYKMTSMIQSGLDIAPIITHHYHYTDFEKGFDVMNSGKSGKVVLTWED, translated from the coding sequence ATAGATAAGAAAACCATGCATGCTTTAGTAAAAAAAACGCCTGAAAAAGGTTTATGGATTGAAGACGTACCGATTCCCCAAGTTGGTAGTACCGATGTGATGATTAAAATCATGAAAACCTCCATATGTGGTACCGATGTACATATCTATAATTGGGATAAATGGGCCAGCGAAACCATTCCTACACCTATGGTGATCGGTCATGAGTTTGTTGGAAGAATTGTAGGTTTTGGAGATCATGTAAAGGGCTTTCATGTGGGTGATTTGGTTTCTGGAGAAGGTCACATAGTCTGTGGTCACTGCCGTAACTGTCTGGCTGGCAGACGCCATCTATGCATTAACACCAGTGGCGTTGGCGTGAACCGTTCCGGTGCTTTTGCAGAATATCTTGTGATCCCCTCAACCAATGTTTGGCATTGTGACGAAGGCATTGATACAGATATACTCAGCTGTTTTGATCCTCTTGGTAATGCTGTGCATACTGCTCTATCCTTTGACCTAGTGGGTGAAGATGTACTGATTACTGGTGCTGGACCTATTGGCATTATGGCATCTGCTGTAGCAAAAAAAGCTGGTGCTAGACACGTGGTCATTACAGATATTAATGACTATCGCTTGGATCTTGCTAAAAAAATGGGCGTTGTCACAGTAGATGTGACCAAACAAACCATCAAGCAGGTTATGGATGATTTAGGGATGAAAGAAGGTTTCGATGTGGGTCTTGAAATGTCGGGGAATGCTCTGGCATTTAATGATATGTTAGCTCATATGGAGCACGGTGGTAAAATTGCTATGCTGGGGATTCAAGGTCCTGATACCACCATTGATTGGAATAAAGTTGTCTTTAATGGCATAACCATTAAAGGTATCTATGGTCGCGAGATGTTTGAGACATGGTACAAAATGACATCCATGATTCAATCAGGACTTGATATCGCACCCATTATTACCCATCATTATCATTATACGGATTTTGAGAAAGGCTTTGACGTCATGAACTCTGGTAAATCCGGCAAAGTTGTTCTCACCTGGGAAGATTAG
- the bioB gene encoding biotin synthase BioB — MKNIIHDIINDYSLTKEEASQIYQSWNSDKLFEGANAVREHYMGNKVDLCTIMNAKSGRCSEDCKYCAQSIHYKTGIQEYPLISKEEAIKRAEENSRYGVHHFSLVTSGKGLTGKDFDQIIEIYEALHAKLPNLRLCASLGILHVEQAIRLKEAGVTTYHHNLETSRRYYREVCTTHTYDDRVATIKNAQNAGLAVCSGGIMGIGETLEDRMDMAFDLRELGISSVPLNVLHPVAGTPYGDNEMPAPEDILRTMAIYRLILPKSYIRYAGGRMALEEYQEKGFKAGVNAALVGNYLTTIGNKIADDIHMICQLGFRIT, encoded by the coding sequence ATGAAAAACATTATTCATGACATTATAAACGACTATAGCCTAACCAAGGAAGAAGCCTCCCAGATATATCAATCATGGAACTCGGATAAGTTATTTGAAGGAGCTAATGCTGTAAGAGAGCATTATATGGGTAACAAAGTGGACCTCTGTACCATCATGAATGCTAAGTCTGGTAGATGCAGCGAGGATTGTAAATATTGTGCCCAATCCATCCATTATAAAACCGGTATCCAAGAATATCCTTTAATTTCCAAAGAGGAGGCCATTAAACGAGCCGAAGAAAATAGCCGCTATGGCGTCCATCATTTTTCACTGGTAACCAGTGGGAAAGGTTTAACAGGAAAAGATTTTGATCAGATCATTGAAATCTATGAGGCCCTCCATGCCAAGTTACCGAATCTACGCTTATGTGCTTCTTTAGGTATTCTGCATGTGGAACAAGCCATTCGATTAAAAGAAGCAGGAGTTACAACGTATCATCATAACCTGGAAACCAGTCGACGCTACTACAGAGAAGTCTGTACCACACATACATATGATGACCGTGTTGCAACCATAAAAAATGCACAAAATGCTGGACTAGCTGTTTGCTCAGGTGGTATTATGGGTATAGGAGAGACATTGGAAGATCGTATGGATATGGCTTTTGATCTCAGAGAACTGGGCATAAGCTCCGTCCCTCTCAATGTGCTTCATCCAGTAGCAGGGACACCTTATGGCGATAATGAGATGCCTGCACCAGAGGACATCTTGCGCACCATGGCTATTTATCGATTGATCCTGCCAAAATCCTATATACGTTATGCTGGAGGGCGTATGGCTCTAGAGGAGTACCAAGAAAAAGGTTTTAAAGCAGGCGTTAATGCAGCATTAGTTGGGAATTATTTGACGACCATTGGCAATAAGATAGCAGATGATATCCATATGATTTGTCAATTAGGTTTTAGAATAACATAA
- the kbl gene encoding glycine C-acetyltransferase — protein MFNFAKEIYDEQLKDIKASGLWKKERVVTTPQSGTINTLAKDQVLNFCANNYLGLASHPDVIDAAKASYDQWGYGLSSVRFIVGTQQIHKDLEKKISEFLQTDDTILYSSAFDANGGLFETILTADDAIISDELNHASIIDGVRLSKAKRYRYLNNNMTDLEEKLREADDNGARIKLIATDGVFSMDGIIANLQGICDLAEKYNAMVMVDDSHATGFVGEHGRGTHEFRDVMGRVDIITSTLGKALGGASGGFTSGRQEIIDLLRQRSRPYLFSNTLSPAITATSLKILDMLSSSTALRDKLEENTVYFREGMRQVGFDIPEGEHPIVPIMLGDAVIAQKMAEKMLEKGIYVIGFYYPVVPKGKARIRTQISAVHSKEDLDRAIQAFAEAKNELGV, from the coding sequence ATGTTTAATTTTGCAAAAGAAATCTATGATGAGCAATTAAAGGATATAAAAGCAAGTGGTCTATGGAAAAAAGAACGTGTCGTTACAACACCTCAGAGTGGAACAATCAATACATTAGCTAAAGACCAAGTGCTTAATTTCTGTGCAAACAACTATCTTGGTTTAGCTTCTCACCCAGATGTCATTGACGCTGCAAAAGCCAGCTATGACCAATGGGGTTATGGCCTGTCCAGTGTGCGATTTATTGTGGGTACGCAACAGATTCATAAAGACCTTGAGAAAAAAATATCCGAATTTTTACAGACAGATGATACCATTCTTTATTCCTCAGCCTTTGATGCCAACGGTGGTTTATTCGAAACCATCTTAACAGCTGATGATGCCATCATCAGTGATGAACTTAACCATGCAAGCATTATCGATGGTGTACGTCTAAGTAAGGCTAAGCGCTATCGTTACCTCAATAATAACATGACAGACTTAGAAGAGAAACTTCGTGAAGCAGATGATAACGGCGCACGGATTAAGCTCATTGCAACAGACGGTGTCTTTTCCATGGATGGCATCATTGCTAATCTTCAAGGCATCTGTGATTTAGCAGAAAAGTATAACGCCATGGTCATGGTGGATGATAGCCATGCTACAGGTTTTGTAGGTGAGCATGGTCGTGGTACCCATGAATTCAGAGATGTGATGGGTCGGGTAGATATTATTACCAGTACACTGGGTAAGGCTCTTGGTGGAGCAAGCGGCGGATTCACCAGTGGTCGTCAAGAGATTATTGACCTCCTGCGTCAACGGTCAAGACCTTATTTATTCTCCAATACGTTGTCTCCTGCTATTACGGCTACATCCCTTAAAATCTTAGATATGCTGTCTTCATCCACTGCTCTTAGAGATAAATTAGAAGAAAACACCGTCTATTTCCGTGAAGGCATGCGTCAAGTTGGTTTCGACATACCTGAAGGCGAACACCCCATTGTACCCATCATGTTAGGTGATGCGGTGATTGCTCAGAAAATGGCTGAAAAGATGTTAGAAAAAGGCATCTATGTGATTGGTTTCTACTATCCAGTGGTACCAAAAGGCAAGGCTAGAATTAGAACTCAGATATCTGCTGTTCATAGTAAGGAAGATTTGGACCGAGCTATTCAAGCTTTTGCAGAAGCAAAAAATGAATTAGGCGTATAA